DNA from Pseudomonas putida:
CTGAATAAGGATTGAATCATGCAAATCCAGGTCAACAGCAGCAACCATTTCGAAGGCAACGCCCGGCTTGATCAGTGGGTCCGCAGCACACTGCAGAACTCGCTGGAACGTTACGAAGAAGACCTCACCCGTATCGAGGTTCACCTGCGCGACGAGAACGGCGCCAAGCCCGGACCGCATGACAAACGCTGCCAGATGGAGGCTCGCCCCAAAGGCCACCAACCGATTTCGGTGACCCACACCGCCACTTCGCTGGACCAGGCAGTGGACGGTGCAGCCACCAAGCTCAGCCACGCGCTGGAACACTTCTACGGCAAGCTGCGCAGCAAGCGCGGCGCCCTGGAACTGAGTGACCCAGACGCCTGATTGGCAATGCAAAACGCCCGGCCTAGAGCCGGGCGTTTTTATTTGCAGCGATCAACGGCACTGAACCAACCCGCCGTTTTGCCAGTCAACTTCTGCACTCATTCGCTGCAGAAGCCTGAACATGAACAACCCATTCGAACTCATCAGTGCCGCATTTGCCCCCGAATACCGGGTCAACCTGAGCATCGAAAACCTCGATGGCAGCATCATGCTGACCCTGTCCGACGACGCAGGCGTGGTCGCCAAGCGCCTCATCACCCAGGCCCAGCGCAACGACCCGGTGCGCCTGCAGCGGGTAATCGACAGCATCCGCCTGGGCCTGGCCATCGAACTCAGCCAGAACCCCATGCAGGTGCTGGCCGCATTGACC
Protein-coding regions in this window:
- a CDS encoding DUF3509 domain-containing protein, with amino-acid sequence MNNPFELISAAFAPEYRVNLSIENLDGSIMLTLSDDAGVVAKRLITQAQRNDPVRLQRVIDSIRLGLAIELSQNPMQVLAALTRDARHHPRHVVAN
- a CDS encoding HPF/RaiA family ribosome-associated protein encodes the protein MQIQVNSSNHFEGNARLDQWVRSTLQNSLERYEEDLTRIEVHLRDENGAKPGPHDKRCQMEARPKGHQPISVTHTATSLDQAVDGAATKLSHALEHFYGKLRSKRGALELSDPDA